From Pseudomonas sp. CCI4.2, one genomic window encodes:
- the xylG gene encoding D-xylose ABC transporter ATP-binding protein: MSDYLLEMNGIVKAFGGVRALNGIDIKVKPGECVGLCGENGAGKSTLMKVLSAVYPYGSWEGEIIWDGKPLTAHSIAETEAAGIVIIHQELTLVPDLSVAENIFMGHELTLPGGRMNYPAMMHRAEALMRELKVPDMNVALPVSQYGGGYQQLVEIAKALNKKARLLILDEPSSSLTRSEIDVLLDIIRGLKAKGVACVYISHKLDEVSAICDTVSVIRDGKHIATTSMADMDVTRIITQMVGREISNLYPTEPHAVGEVLFEARHITCYDVDNPRRKRVDDISFSLRRGEILGIAGLVGAGRTELVSALFGSYPGRFEGEVWLDGKRIDTRTPQKSIHAGLGMVPEDRKRQGIVPDLAVGQNITLAVLDTFSRLTRIDAEAELGSVHQEIARMHLKTANPFLPITSLSGGNQQKAVLAKMLLTKPRVLILDEPTRGVDVGAKYEIYKLMGVLAAEGVSIIMVSSELAEVLGVSDRVLVIGDGQLRGDFINQELTQERVLAAALSQPIGTPLLSGNPSK, from the coding sequence ATGTCCGACTATCTGCTGGAAATGAATGGCATCGTCAAAGCCTTCGGTGGCGTCCGGGCGCTGAATGGCATCGACATCAAGGTCAAGCCCGGCGAATGCGTGGGATTGTGCGGCGAAAACGGCGCGGGTAAATCGACGCTGATGAAAGTGTTGTCGGCGGTCTACCCCTACGGCAGCTGGGAAGGTGAAATCATCTGGGACGGCAAGCCGCTGACGGCGCACTCCATTGCCGAAACCGAAGCCGCCGGGATCGTCATCATCCACCAAGAGTTGACCCTGGTTCCCGACCTCTCGGTCGCGGAAAACATCTTCATGGGCCATGAACTGACCCTGCCGGGCGGACGAATGAACTACCCGGCCATGATGCACCGCGCTGAAGCCCTGATGCGTGAGCTGAAAGTGCCGGACATGAACGTCGCCCTGCCGGTCTCGCAATACGGCGGCGGTTATCAGCAACTGGTGGAAATCGCCAAAGCGCTGAACAAGAAGGCTCGGTTGCTGATCCTCGACGAACCCTCGTCTTCGTTGACCCGTTCGGAGATCGACGTGCTGCTGGACATCATCCGTGGCCTCAAAGCCAAGGGCGTCGCTTGCGTTTACATCTCGCACAAGCTCGACGAAGTGTCGGCGATCTGCGACACCGTTTCAGTGATTCGCGACGGCAAACACATCGCTACCACGTCCATGGCCGACATGGACGTCACCCGGATCATCACGCAAATGGTCGGCCGCGAAATCAGCAACCTCTACCCCACCGAGCCGCACGCAGTCGGCGAGGTGTTGTTCGAAGCCCGACACATCACCTGTTACGACGTGGACAACCCCAGGCGCAAACGGGTTGACGATATATCGTTCTCCCTGCGCCGTGGGGAAATCCTCGGCATCGCCGGATTGGTCGGAGCAGGCCGCACGGAATTGGTCTCCGCATTGTTCGGCTCCTATCCCGGTCGATTTGAAGGCGAGGTCTGGCTGGACGGCAAGAGAATCGACACCCGCACCCCGCAAAAGTCGATTCACGCCGGCCTGGGCATGGTGCCTGAAGACCGCAAGCGTCAAGGCATCGTGCCAGACCTGGCCGTCGGGCAAAACATCACGCTGGCGGTGCTGGACACCTTCTCCCGGCTGACCCGAATCGACGCCGAGGCCGAGCTGGGCAGCGTCCATCAGGAAATCGCCCGCATGCACCTGAAAACCGCCAACCCTTTTCTGCCGATCACCAGCCTGTCGGGCGGCAATCAACAAAAAGCGGTACTGGCCAAAATGCTGCTGACCAAGCCCCGAGTGCTAATTCTCGACGAACCCACGCGCGGGGTCGATGTGGGTGCCAAATACGAGATCTACAAATTGATGGGGGTGCTGGCGGCCGAAGGGGTGTCGATCATCATGGTCTCGTCGGAGTTGGCCGAAGTGCTGGGCGTGTCCGACCGCGTGTTGGTGATTGGCGACGGCCAGTTGCGTGGCGACTTCATCAACCAGGAATTGACTCAGGAGCGGGTGCTCGCTGCCGCGCTCAGCCAGCCGATCGGCACGCCACTATTGAGCGGAAATCCGTCTAAATGA
- the xylF gene encoding D-xylose ABC transporter substrate-binding protein, producing MKNLKPVVLASVLALLANSAMADAAHPKIGFSIDDLRLERWARDRDYFTAAAEQLGAKVYVQSADANEQRQISQIENLISRGVDVIVIVPFNATVLNNVVAEAKKAGVKVLSYDRLILNADIDAYISFDNEKVGEMQASGVLNAQPKGNYFLLGGAPTDNNAKILREGQMKILQPAIDRGDIKIVGQQWVKEWNPTEALSIIENALTANNNKIDGIVASNDATAGGAIQALAAQKLAGKVPISGQDADLAAIKRVVAGTQTMTVYKPLKLLASEAAKLSVQLVRNEKPTYNSQYDNGSKKVDSILLKPTPLTKDNINVLIDDGFYTKAQIAGS from the coding sequence ATGAAAAATCTTAAACCCGTCGTACTTGCCAGCGTTCTGGCCCTGCTCGCCAACTCGGCCATGGCCGACGCGGCCCACCCGAAAATCGGTTTCTCCATTGATGACTTGCGCCTTGAGCGCTGGGCGCGGGACCGTGACTACTTCACCGCAGCGGCCGAGCAGTTAGGCGCCAAGGTCTACGTGCAGTCTGCCGACGCCAACGAGCAACGGCAGATTTCCCAGATCGAAAACCTGATTTCGCGCGGCGTCGACGTGATCGTTATCGTGCCGTTCAATGCGACGGTGTTGAACAACGTGGTGGCCGAAGCGAAGAAGGCCGGGGTCAAGGTGCTGTCGTACGACCGGCTGATTCTGAACGCCGATATCGACGCCTATATTTCCTTCGATAACGAGAAGGTCGGCGAGATGCAGGCCAGTGGCGTGTTGAATGCTCAACCCAAAGGCAATTACTTCCTGCTCGGCGGCGCGCCTACCGATAACAACGCGAAAATCTTGCGCGAAGGCCAGATGAAAATCCTGCAACCGGCCATCGACAGGGGCGACATCAAGATTGTCGGGCAGCAATGGGTGAAAGAATGGAACCCGACGGAGGCGCTAAGCATCATCGAGAACGCCTTGACCGCCAATAACAACAAAATTGACGGCATCGTCGCCTCCAACGACGCCACCGCTGGCGGCGCTATTCAAGCCCTCGCCGCGCAGAAACTGGCCGGTAAAGTGCCGATCTCGGGTCAAGACGCCGACTTGGCCGCGATCAAACGGGTTGTCGCCGGGACCCAGACCATGACCGTCTACAAACCCCTGAAACTGCTCGCCTCCGAAGCCGCCAAACTCTCGGTGCAATTGGTGCGCAACGAGAAGCCCACCTACAACTCGCAATACGATAACGGCAGCAAAAAGGTCGACAGCATCCTCCTCAAACCGACCCCGCTGACCAAGGACAACATCAACGTGCTGATAGACGACGGGTTCTATACCAAAGCGCAGATCGCCGGGAGTTAA
- the xylA gene encoding xylose isomerase, with translation MPYFPAVEKIHYEGPNSDSPLAFRHYDANKIVLGKPMREHLRMAACYWHSFVWPGSDMFGVGTFKRPWQQPADPMHMARAKSEAAFEFFSKLGIDYYSFHDTDVAPEGASLKEYRENFAQMVDQLERHQEETGIQLLWGTANCFSNPRFAAGAASNPNPEVFAYAAAQVFSAMNATLRLKGANYVLWGGREGYETLLNTDLKREREQLGRFMRMVVEHKYQIGFTGDLLIEPKPQEPTKHQYDYDSATVFGFLHEFGLEKEIKLNIEANHATLAGHSFQHEIATAASLGIFGSIDANRGDPQNGWDTDQFPNSVEEMTLATYEILKAGGFTRGGFNFDSKLRRQSLEEVDLFHGHVAAMDVLALALERAASMIQNDLIEQFKTQRYAGWSQPFGRAVLAGDFSLETLAQHAFNNDLNPQPVSGRQEMLEGVVNRFIYP, from the coding sequence ATGCCCTACTTTCCGGCGGTCGAAAAAATTCATTACGAAGGCCCAAATAGCGACTCCCCCCTCGCTTTTCGTCATTACGATGCCAACAAAATCGTCCTCGGCAAACCCATGCGCGAGCACCTGCGGATGGCGGCCTGCTACTGGCACAGCTTCGTCTGGCCCGGCAGCGACATGTTCGGCGTCGGCACCTTCAAACGCCCGTGGCAACAACCCGCCGACCCGATGCACATGGCCCGCGCCAAGTCCGAAGCGGCGTTCGAATTCTTCTCCAAGTTGGGCATCGATTACTACAGCTTTCACGACACCGACGTCGCCCCCGAAGGTGCAAGCCTGAAAGAGTACCGCGAGAACTTCGCGCAGATGGTCGACCAGCTCGAACGTCATCAAGAAGAAACCGGCATTCAGTTGCTGTGGGGCACCGCCAACTGTTTCAGCAACCCACGCTTTGCCGCAGGTGCAGCGAGCAACCCAAACCCCGAAGTCTTTGCGTACGCGGCGGCCCAAGTGTTTAGCGCGATGAACGCCACGCTGCGACTCAAGGGCGCCAACTACGTGTTGTGGGGCGGTCGTGAAGGCTACGAGACCCTGCTCAACACCGACCTCAAGCGCGAGCGCGAGCAACTCGGGCGTTTCATGCGGATGGTGGTCGAGCATAAATACCAGATTGGTTTCACCGGCGACCTGCTGATCGAACCCAAACCGCAAGAGCCCACCAAGCATCAGTACGATTACGACAGCGCCACGGTGTTTGGCTTCCTTCATGAGTTCGGGCTGGAAAAAGAGATCAAGCTCAATATCGAGGCCAATCATGCAACCCTGGCCGGCCACAGTTTTCAGCACGAAATTGCCACAGCGGCATCCCTCGGCATCTTCGGCAGCATCGACGCCAACCGAGGCGATCCGCAGAACGGCTGGGACACCGACCAATTTCCAAACAGCGTTGAAGAAATGACCCTGGCCACCTACGAGATTCTCAAGGCCGGCGGATTCACCCGCGGTGGCTTCAACTTCGATTCCAAGCTGCGCCGCCAGAGCCTGGAAGAAGTCGATCTGTTTCACGGTCATGTCGCCGCAATGGATGTGCTCGCCCTAGCGTTAGAGCGTGCAGCGTCTATGATCCAGAACGACTTGATCGAACAATTCAAAACTCAACGCTACGCGGGCTGGAGTCAGCCGTTCGGTCGTGCCGTGCTTGCCGGGGATTTCAGCCTGGAAACCCTCGCTCAGCACGCGTTTAACAACGACCTGAACCCGCAACCGGTCAGCGGCCGCCAAGAGATGCTTGAAGGCGTCGTGAATCGTTTTATTTACCCTTAA
- a CDS encoding XylR family transcriptional regulator translates to MKTVPPVHRIALLFNGNKIYDRGIISGIGNYLSSTRASWDLFLEEDFLCRLKGIERWHGDGIIADFDDPTMGAALAGIDLPVVAVGGSYEDEGAYPRNIPYVATDNFALIKLAYEHLIDAGLTRFACFSLPQAQINRWAQEREKAFRRLLQRDGVTVEIYRGLETSAPLWDSAVEQQIAWLHSLPKPIGIIAVSDARARQLLQACLTAGIAVPEQVALIGIDNDPLTRTLTRVPLSSVIQGTESMGRTAARLLHQMLHGMPSTGSQILVPPEAINVQTSSLHQPLGDTYVMQGLHFIRQYACQGIKTAQVANYVGVSRSSLEAHFRSELGRSVHDEILRFKLAAAATRLDTTTVGIADIARDCGFKSAQYLHTVFKREFGCTPREYQGKGVDVSRHANN, encoded by the coding sequence GTGAAGACCGTCCCGCCCGTGCACCGCATTGCTCTTTTGTTCAACGGCAACAAGATTTACGACCGTGGCATCATCAGCGGGATTGGTAACTACTTGAGCAGCACCCGAGCGTCCTGGGACCTGTTTCTTGAAGAGGACTTTCTCTGCCGGCTCAAAGGCATCGAGCGCTGGCACGGCGACGGCATCATCGCGGATTTCGACGACCCGACCATGGGCGCGGCGCTGGCGGGGATTGATTTGCCAGTGGTGGCGGTGGGCGGCTCGTACGAGGATGAGGGCGCTTACCCGCGCAATATTCCTTACGTGGCCACCGACAATTTCGCACTGATCAAACTGGCCTATGAACACTTGATCGACGCCGGTCTGACACGCTTTGCCTGTTTCAGTTTGCCCCAAGCGCAGATTAATCGCTGGGCCCAAGAGCGGGAAAAAGCCTTTCGCCGACTGCTCCAGCGCGATGGCGTAACGGTGGAGATTTATCGGGGCCTGGAAACCAGCGCGCCGCTCTGGGACAGCGCCGTGGAACAGCAAATTGCCTGGCTACACAGCCTGCCCAAACCCATCGGCATCATCGCGGTCAGCGACGCGCGTGCCCGACAATTGCTGCAAGCCTGCCTGACCGCCGGCATTGCGGTGCCAGAACAGGTGGCGTTGATTGGCATCGACAACGACCCGCTGACCCGAACCCTGACCCGGGTGCCACTTAGCTCGGTAATCCAGGGCACTGAAAGCATGGGGCGCACCGCCGCGCGGTTGTTGCATCAGATGCTGCACGGCATGCCATCGACCGGCAGCCAGATTCTGGTGCCACCCGAAGCAATCAACGTGCAGACCTCAAGCCTGCACCAGCCATTGGGTGATACCTACGTCATGCAAGGCCTGCATTTTATTCGTCAGTACGCATGCCAAGGGATCAAAACGGCGCAGGTAGCGAACTACGTCGGCGTCTCGCGCTCGTCCTTGGAAGCTCACTTTCGCAGCGAATTGGGCCGCAGCGTCCATGACGAAATCCTCCGATTCAAACTGGCGGCGGCCGCGACCCGTTTGGACACCACCACCGTGGGCATCGCCGACATCGCCCGAGATTGCGGCTTCAAATCAGCGCAATACCTGCACACCGTGTTCAAACGCGAATTCGGCTGCACACCCCGTGAATATCAGGGTAAAGGTGTGGACGTAAGCCGCCATGCGAACAATTGA
- the pcsA gene encoding phosphatidylcholine synthase, with protein sequence MISSLSIARLKAWGAHGFTATGVVTAFLATIALFDGQPKACLLWLGVALIVDGLDGALARKVNVSSVLPNFDGSILDLVIDYLTYVFIPALFIYRYIPLPAYTLLLTVSLILVSSLFCFCNVNMKSKDNYFQGFPAAWNVVALCIYIISPPSWLTLVTVVGFSLLTVTRIKFLHPFRVRQFMPINIAVTSVWLLCSLSLVVNHPDINPMVMGLWLLMSAYFLGICAWRTLADRLDRSRA encoded by the coding sequence GTGATATCTAGTTTAAGCATTGCCAGGCTCAAAGCATGGGGCGCCCATGGTTTTACCGCGACGGGCGTAGTCACGGCGTTTTTGGCGACGATTGCGTTATTCGACGGTCAGCCCAAAGCCTGCCTACTGTGGTTGGGGGTTGCTCTGATCGTGGATGGACTGGACGGAGCGCTGGCACGCAAGGTCAATGTTTCATCGGTATTGCCCAATTTCGACGGGTCGATTCTGGACTTGGTTATCGACTACTTGACCTATGTATTCATCCCGGCGCTGTTCATCTATCGCTATATTCCGTTGCCGGCTTACACGCTGCTGCTGACGGTGTCTTTGATTCTGGTCTCGTCGCTGTTCTGCTTTTGCAACGTGAACATGAAGAGCAAGGACAACTATTTCCAGGGTTTTCCGGCCGCGTGGAACGTCGTTGCGCTGTGCATTTACATCATCTCCCCGCCGTCTTGGTTAACGCTGGTCACTGTTGTCGGCTTTTCACTGCTGACCGTGACCCGGATAAAGTTTCTTCACCCCTTCCGCGTCCGTCAGTTCATGCCGATCAATATTGCGGTTACGTCCGTGTGGCTGCTGTGCAGTCTGTCGCTGGTGGTCAACCATCCCGACATCAATCCCATGGTGATGGGCCTGTGGCTGTTGATGTCGGCGTATTTTCTGGGCATCTGCGCATGGCGCACACTGGCCGACCGCCTTGATCGATCGCGGGCCTAA
- a CDS encoding cell wall hydrolase encodes MRLIWIATCWAIVVFGGQASGAQKDPSTEVAVVKAQVLEQKAADKESIAPLPQAATITKSEIQAVDPAGAAPVDDAITCLSRTIYWEAKGGTSTDMEDVANVILNRIGHDGFPGTICEVVKQGAEKKVCQFSWWCDGRSDQVDEDDRYTAAKEIARKALNQQLKDRTGGAMYFHDKKVNPSWAKEYIKTTETDTFLFYKPHDGKAK; translated from the coding sequence ATGCGCCTCATTTGGATAGCAACGTGCTGGGCAATTGTTGTTTTCGGGGGGCAGGCGAGCGGGGCGCAGAAAGATCCCAGCACGGAAGTCGCGGTGGTCAAAGCGCAGGTCCTTGAGCAGAAAGCGGCCGACAAGGAAAGCATTGCGCCTTTGCCTCAGGCCGCGACCATCACCAAATCTGAAATTCAGGCGGTTGACCCCGCAGGCGCAGCGCCGGTGGACGATGCGATCACGTGCTTGTCTCGGACGATTTACTGGGAAGCCAAGGGCGGAACATCGACTGACATGGAAGATGTCGCCAATGTGATCTTGAATCGGATCGGCCACGACGGCTTTCCGGGTACGATTTGTGAAGTGGTCAAGCAAGGGGCTGAAAAGAAGGTATGTCAGTTCTCATGGTGGTGTGACGGGCGTTCCGATCAGGTAGACGAGGACGACCGTTACACGGCTGCCAAGGAAATAGCGCGCAAAGCCCTCAACCAACAACTCAAGGATCGAACCGGTGGCGCCATGTATTTTCACGACAAAAAAGTGAACCCCAGTTGGGCAAAGGAATACATCAAGACCACTGAGACCGACACGTTCCTGTTCTACAAACCTCACGACGGCAAGGCGAAGTAA
- a CDS encoding substrate-binding domain-containing protein: MRLTLLFMLITSAAFSNAQAGDLNVLTAGAFKPILVAMAPRLKTSAHINLIISNATAGELSKRIDAGESFDVAILTDTLASTLERSGKLAQGSVRNVAKVGIGVAVPLGAPKPDISTVDRFKNTLLSQQRVAYISPSSGGSSGVYLSALFSRLGIADDIANKAVLVNGGLVGTTLVDGKATLAIHQISELFAVKNIQYVGPLPKAIQSYTRYAAGIANDSSHAADAAILMKALADKQTLRLLQKKGMGSPDPL; encoded by the coding sequence ATGAGATTAACGCTTCTGTTCATGCTGATAACGTCAGCCGCTTTCAGCAACGCGCAGGCTGGAGATTTGAACGTCCTGACCGCAGGCGCGTTCAAGCCAATCCTTGTAGCGATGGCGCCGAGGCTCAAAACATCAGCCCATATCAACCTGATTATTTCCAACGCAACGGCTGGCGAGTTGAGCAAACGGATCGACGCGGGAGAGTCCTTCGACGTAGCGATCCTGACGGACACCCTGGCGTCGACATTAGAACGCTCCGGCAAACTGGCGCAGGGCTCAGTTAGAAACGTGGCCAAGGTGGGCATTGGGGTCGCCGTGCCCTTAGGCGCGCCGAAACCCGATATATCAACTGTAGACCGGTTCAAAAACACCCTGCTCTCGCAGCAACGGGTGGCGTATATCAGTCCTTCATCAGGGGGTTCATCGGGAGTTTATCTTTCTGCGCTGTTTAGCCGACTGGGGATTGCGGATGACATCGCGAACAAAGCAGTACTGGTCAACGGCGGTTTAGTGGGCACCACGCTGGTGGATGGCAAAGCAACCTTGGCGATCCATCAAATCAGCGAGCTGTTCGCAGTTAAAAACATCCAGTACGTCGGGCCGTTGCCGAAGGCAATACAGAGCTACACCCGTTATGCCGCCGGTATCGCCAACGACTCCAGCCACGCTGCTGATGCCGCGATCCTGATGAAAGCGCTCGCTGATAAACAGACGTTGCGCCTTCTTCAAAAAAAAGGAATGGGTTCACCTGACCCGCTGTAA
- a CDS encoding TetR/AcrR family transcriptional regulator: METLDLLDRCYPGRRAELKRSILKTALSLFNEHGIEATTIDTLRVACETSVGAIYHHFGNKDGVVAALFLTAIEDQTRLRDSFLAEATTSREWVHALVYSYVDWVESQPDWARFQYHARHAVTKGPFNEQLVLANKSRHSKLSVWLKDPLHSRELKALPMELVPSLIIGQAENYCRAWLSGRVKHSPMTYREELAEAAWSSVGLSEVSRATV, from the coding sequence ATGGAAACCCTAGACTTGCTCGACCGCTGCTATCCCGGCAGAAGAGCCGAGCTGAAACGCTCGATTCTTAAAACAGCCCTGTCACTGTTCAATGAGCACGGGATAGAGGCCACGACCATCGACACCCTTCGGGTCGCGTGCGAGACCAGCGTCGGCGCAATTTATCATCACTTTGGCAACAAAGATGGGGTAGTCGCCGCGCTGTTTCTTACCGCCATTGAGGACCAGACGCGCTTGCGTGACAGCTTTCTGGCCGAAGCTACAACCTCTAGGGAATGGGTGCACGCGCTGGTCTACAGCTACGTCGACTGGGTGGAAAGCCAACCCGACTGGGCAAGGTTTCAGTACCACGCGCGGCATGCGGTGACCAAAGGTCCTTTCAATGAGCAACTGGTGCTGGCCAATAAGTCGCGTCATTCAAAACTGTCCGTTTGGTTAAAAGACCCTCTCCACAGTCGCGAACTAAAAGCACTGCCCATGGAGTTGGTGCCGTCTTTGATCATTGGTCAGGCCGAAAATTACTGCCGGGCCTGGCTGTCCGGACGCGTGAAACACAGCCCCATGACCTACCGGGAAGAACTCGCTGAAGCCGCCTGGAGTTCGGTGGGGTTGAGTGAAGTAAGTCGGGCTACGGTATGA
- a CDS encoding hotdog fold domain-containing protein, producing MSQTLSLYNSVGPAAFSNMACTMAPYFSSITPEITELRPGYSVVTAPFRKEITNHLGTVHAIALCNAAELAGGTMTDVSIPEGARWIPKGMTVEYLAKAKTNIRAVADGSAIDWATAGDKIVPVDIFDEDGVKVFTAKITMNVKFG from the coding sequence ATGAGCCAAACCCTTAGTCTTTACAACAGCGTCGGCCCTGCTGCATTCAGCAACATGGCCTGCACAATGGCCCCCTATTTCAGCTCCATTACCCCCGAAATCACCGAGCTCCGGCCGGGTTATTCGGTGGTGACAGCGCCGTTCCGCAAGGAAATTACCAACCATTTGGGCACGGTGCATGCGATAGCACTGTGCAACGCCGCCGAGCTGGCCGGCGGCACGATGACCGACGTATCGATCCCGGAAGGCGCACGCTGGATTCCCAAGGGCATGACCGTCGAATACCTGGCGAAAGCCAAAACCAACATTCGCGCCGTAGCGGACGGCAGTGCCATCGACTGGGCGACAGCAGGGGACAAAATCGTTCCCGTGGACATCTTCGATGAGGACGGGGTCAAAGTGTTTACGGCGAAAATCACCATGAACGTGAAATTCGGGTGA
- a CDS encoding isocitrate lyase/phosphoenolpyruvate mutase family protein has product MSTTEKALIFQRCHRRNQPLIVPNPWDAGSAKVLAALGFEALATTSAGLAFSLGKKDAEGALSRDEVLENARCIVEATDLPVSADLENGFGDSPEEVAYTIHAAAKVGLVGGSIEDATGQLNRPLYDFNHAVERVAAGVEAARSLPFPFVFVARAENYICGRPDLDDTLRRLIAFQEAGADVLFAPGLPDLETIRLVCDALEKPVNVVMGLSGCAFTVDELAHAGVQRISLGSSLARAALGAFIRAAEEVKNNGTFSFAGSAISFADANRLMTRR; this is encoded by the coding sequence ATGTCTACCACCGAAAAAGCACTGATATTCCAGCGTTGTCACAGACGGAACCAGCCGTTAATTGTTCCCAATCCTTGGGATGCAGGCAGCGCTAAGGTACTGGCGGCGCTTGGGTTTGAAGCGTTGGCCACCACCAGCGCGGGCTTGGCCTTCAGCTTGGGGAAAAAAGATGCTGAAGGAGCTCTATCGCGTGATGAGGTGCTTGAGAATGCACGGTGCATAGTTGAAGCAACTGATTTGCCGGTAAGCGCAGACCTAGAAAATGGATTTGGGGACTCGCCCGAAGAGGTGGCTTACACCATCCATGCCGCTGCGAAAGTCGGGCTTGTTGGGGGTTCAATCGAAGATGCAACCGGTCAGTTGAACCGTCCCCTCTATGATTTCAATCATGCCGTAGAGCGCGTTGCCGCGGGCGTCGAGGCAGCACGAAGTCTTCCGTTTCCTTTCGTCTTCGTGGCGCGCGCCGAAAATTACATCTGTGGTCGGCCTGACCTGGACGATACGCTTCGCCGGCTAATCGCTTTTCAAGAGGCGGGTGCCGATGTTTTGTTCGCACCTGGGTTACCTGATTTGGAAACCATTCGACTTGTCTGCGATGCGTTGGAAAAACCCGTCAATGTTGTGATGGGGTTGAGCGGTTGTGCATTTACTGTCGATGAACTCGCTCACGCTGGGGTCCAGAGAATAAGTCTTGGCAGCTCGCTCGCAAGGGCTGCGCTGGGGGCGTTTATCCGCGCCGCCGAAGAGGTAAAAAACAACGGCACGTTTAGTTTTGCAGGCAGCGCTATAAGCTTTGCTGACGCGAACCGGTTAATGACTCGCCGCTGA
- a CDS encoding GNAT family N-acetyltransferase has product MTELTISKRLIFRRPEISDLTTFFTIFGDPRTQQFNPAGPILDEAAAYQALSKLIGHWDEHGFGQWAILSRDEPDVPLGFGGLTFHPYNETTRLNVGYRLAFEAWGKGFATEIALTALQQAALIHPGEYVFGLVRPSNLASIHVLQKSGMQLYGTLDDVPGKESSLVYRTSGIA; this is encoded by the coding sequence ATGACTGAACTAACAATCTCTAAAAGGCTCATCTTTCGGCGCCCGGAAATCAGCGATTTAACGACGTTCTTCACGATATTTGGTGACCCCAGGACCCAACAATTCAACCCCGCCGGCCCGATCCTGGATGAAGCGGCGGCCTACCAGGCACTGAGTAAGCTGATTGGTCATTGGGATGAACATGGGTTTGGGCAGTGGGCGATTCTTTCTAGGGACGAACCGGACGTGCCGCTGGGGTTTGGAGGGCTTACCTTTCATCCCTACAACGAAACAACCAGGCTGAATGTAGGGTACCGATTAGCTTTTGAGGCGTGGGGCAAAGGGTTCGCAACCGAGATTGCGCTGACAGCCCTGCAGCAAGCCGCCCTCATCCACCCCGGCGAGTATGTGTTTGGCTTAGTCAGGCCGAGCAATCTGGCGTCGATACATGTTCTCCAAAAAAGTGGCATGCAGTTGTACGGAACGTTAGACGACGTTCCGGGTAAAGAAAGCAGCCTGGTTTATCGGACCTCCGGTATTGCCTGA